The genomic region TAAAGCGTCGAGGAGTTGTCCACAGAATCTCCAACTGACCCTGTGGATAACGCACTTGGCTGTGGATCAAACCTTCACGACAAAATCAAATGCGTGATGAGCGTCTCGCCAGGCACTCTGGCGGGATGGACGAAAGACGCACCGTGAAGGTGTCGAAGTACCTCTCGAAGCACCTGCGGCATCAGCCCGAGCGGATCGGGCTGACGCTCGACGAGGGCGGCTGGGCCGAGATCGAAACGCTCATGGCCTCGGCGGCGGCACACGGCTTCACGTTCACCCGGGACGAGCTCGACCACGTGGTCGCCCACAACGACAAGCGGCGCTTCGCGATCGAGGGCACACGGATCCGCGCCAGCCAGGGGCACTCCGTCGAGGTCGACCTGGGCCTGGCGGCGGCGACCCCGCCCGCGTACCTCTACCACGGGACCGTCGCCCGCAGCCTGGACGCGATCCGCGCCGAGGGCCTGCGGCCGATGAACCGGCACGATGTGCACCTCTCGCCCGACCGCGAGACCGCGACCCGCGTCGGCGCCCGCCGCGGCCGACCCGTCGTACTCTCCGTGGACGCCGCCGCCATGCACCGCGACGGCCACGAGTTCCGGGTCAGCGCCAACGGGGTCTGGCTCACGACCGCCGTACCCCCGCGCTACCTGCGGTTTCCCGCCGAGCACTGACCGGGCGGGCGCGTTCTCCGCGGGCTTGCCGGGCCCGTCTCCCGCCGACCGGCCGTTTCGGATGTGCCCCTCGGCTGCGCTTAGGCTCTGCGGCATGAGTCTGCGCCTGAGCACCGTGATCCTGCCGTACCTCCGCTGGCACGAGGGAGGGCGTTCCGCATGGCAGCGCGCCGAGCAGCTCGGGTTCCACACCGCCTTCACGTACGACCATCTGTCGTGGCGGACGTTCCGCGAGGGGCCGTGGTACGGCGCCGTACCGACCCTCACGGCCGCCGCGGGAGCCACCGACCGGCTGCGCCTCGGCACGCTGGTGACCTCCCCGAACTTCCGGCATCCGGTGACCCTCGCCAAGGAGCTGATCGCGCTCGACGACATCTCCGGTGGCCGGATCACGCTGGGCATCGGCGCGGGCGGTTCCGGCTTCGACGCCACGACACTGCTGGAGAGCGGCGAGGAGCCGTGGACGCCGCGCGAGCGGGCCGACCGCTTCGGCGAGTTCGTACCGCTGCTCGACCGGCTGCTCACCGAGGACTCCGTTTCGTACGACGGCACGTTCTACTCGGCGCGCGAGGCCTACAACATCCCCGGCTGCGTCCAGCGCCCCCGGCTGCCCTTCGCGGTGGCCGCCACCGGGCCGCGCGGGCTGAAGCTCGCCGCCCGGCACGGGCAGGCGTGGGTGACGACAGGCGACCCGAAGCTGTTCGCGACAGGCACTCCCGAGCAGTCGGTTCAGGCCATTCGCGGACAGGTCGAGAAGCTGGCCGCCGCGTGCGAGACGGTCGGCCGCGACGTGAACGAGCTCGACAAGATCCTGCTCACCGGCTTCACCCCGGACCGCGCGCGTCCGCTGGAGTCCCTCGACGCGTTCGTCGACTTCGCCGGCCGGCACATGGAGCTGGGCTTCACCGACATCGTGATCCACTGGCCCGTCCCCGACTACCCGGACTTCGCCGCGGACGAGAAGGTCTTCGAGCACATCGCGATGGAGGCGGTCGGGCAGCTCGGCTGAGGCGTTTTTCGGTGGCCGGTTCCGACGGCTGCTCCGGTGCCTCAAAGTCGCAGGTGAAGGCATACGTCACTCAGATGTGCGGACCGCCGCACGCCCGTGCGCGCAGGTGCGGGAGAATGGCGGGGTGACCTCAGCGACCCGACGGCCCGGGAACCCGGCCTCCACCCTCCCGCCCCGGCTGATCGCCACGGACCTCGACGGCACCCTGCTGCGCGACGACAAGTCCGTCTCACCGCGCACGGTCGCCGCGCTGGCCGCCGCCGAGGAGGCCGGTATCGAGGTCTTCTTCGTGACCGGCCGCCCCGCCCGCTGGATGGACGTCGTCAGCGACCACGTCCACGGTCATGGCCTGGCCATCTGCGGGAACGGCGCCGCCGTGGTCGACCTGCACGGCGGCCCCGGCACCCACCGCTTCGTCAAGGTCCGGGAGCTCGCGCGGGAGAACGCGCTCGACGCGGTGCGGCTGCTCCGTGACGCCGCACCGGGGACCGTGTTCGCCATCGAGCAGACGTACGGCTTCTACCAGGAGCCGGCGTATCCGAAGCTGCACATGGAGACCCCCGACACCCTCGCGCCCGCCGAGAAACTCCTGGCGCCGGACGCACCCGGTGCCGATGAGCCCGTGCTCAAGATCCTCGCCTTCCACCACGAGATCGCCCCGGACGACTTCCTCATGACGGCCCGCCTGGCCATCGGCGACCGGGCCGACGTCACCCGCTCCAGCCCCAGCGCGCTCCTGGAGATCAGCGGCCCCGGCGTCTCCAAGGCCAGCACGCTCGCGCTGTGCTGCGCCGAGCGCGGCATCTCGCAGGAGGAGGTCGTCGCCTTCGGCGACATGCCCAATGACGTGGAGATGCTCACCTGGGCAGGCACGTCGTACGCGATGGGCAACGCGCACCCCGACGTGATCGCGGCCGCCTCCGGGCGCACGGTCGCCAACAACGAGGACGGGGTGGCCGTCGTGATCGAGCGGATGCTCGCGGAACGCGGGTAGGAGGACGCCAGTAGCGGGACGCCGGTAGCGAAGCGGGCGGATTCTCGCGGAACGCCGGTAAGTGAGCGGAACGCAGGTAGCGAGCCGAGCGCCGGTAGCGGAGCGGACCCTCGCGGAGCACCGGTAAGGGACGCCTTCCTGGCGCCCGCCCCTTACCGGCCGCCCCCACCCTTTACTGGCCCCTCTCCTTGCCTACTGGCCCTCTCCTTGGACCCCGTTCACAGCCGAACCCCCCGCGCGGCC from Streptomyces sp. NBC_00878 harbors:
- a CDS encoding LLM class flavin-dependent oxidoreductase, which translates into the protein MSLRLSTVILPYLRWHEGGRSAWQRAEQLGFHTAFTYDHLSWRTFREGPWYGAVPTLTAAAGATDRLRLGTLVTSPNFRHPVTLAKELIALDDISGGRITLGIGAGGSGFDATTLLESGEEPWTPRERADRFGEFVPLLDRLLTEDSVSYDGTFYSAREAYNIPGCVQRPRLPFAVAATGPRGLKLAARHGQAWVTTGDPKLFATGTPEQSVQAIRGQVEKLAAACETVGRDVNELDKILLTGFTPDRARPLESLDAFVDFAGRHMELGFTDIVIHWPVPDYPDFAADEKVFEHIAMEAVGQLG
- a CDS encoding Cof-type HAD-IIB family hydrolase gives rise to the protein MTSATRRPGNPASTLPPRLIATDLDGTLLRDDKSVSPRTVAALAAAEEAGIEVFFVTGRPARWMDVVSDHVHGHGLAICGNGAAVVDLHGGPGTHRFVKVRELARENALDAVRLLRDAAPGTVFAIEQTYGFYQEPAYPKLHMETPDTLAPAEKLLAPDAPGADEPVLKILAFHHEIAPDDFLMTARLAIGDRADVTRSSPSALLEISGPGVSKASTLALCCAERGISQEEVVAFGDMPNDVEMLTWAGTSYAMGNAHPDVIAAASGRTVANNEDGVAVVIERMLAERG
- a CDS encoding RNA 2'-phosphotransferase, with the protein product MDERRTVKVSKYLSKHLRHQPERIGLTLDEGGWAEIETLMASAAAHGFTFTRDELDHVVAHNDKRRFAIEGTRIRASQGHSVEVDLGLAAATPPAYLYHGTVARSLDAIRAEGLRPMNRHDVHLSPDRETATRVGARRGRPVVLSVDAAAMHRDGHEFRVSANGVWLTTAVPPRYLRFPAEH